Proteins encoded within one genomic window of Citricoccus muralis:
- a CDS encoding ectoine synthase, which produces MFTRTREEAQTVEWGGGTSDRLLVDADQMGFAVAHTVVRAGSSSKLQYRNHLEACYCIGGSGSVVEKDGTVHDITPGTIYVLNEHDPHELRGGETEDMILVSIFNPAITGEEKHELTEDGYSSY; this is translated from the coding sequence ATGTTTACACGTACGCGTGAGGAAGCCCAGACCGTGGAATGGGGCGGAGGTACCTCCGATCGTCTCCTGGTGGATGCTGACCAAATGGGCTTCGCCGTCGCCCACACCGTGGTGCGAGCCGGTAGCTCCTCCAAGCTGCAGTACCGCAACCACCTCGAAGCCTGCTATTGCATCGGTGGCTCCGGGTCCGTGGTGGAGAAGGACGGCACGGTCCACGACATCACCCCCGGCACCATCTACGTGCTCAACGAACACGATCCACACGAACTACGTGGTGGCGAAACCGAGGACATGATCCTGGTGTCCATCTTCAATCCCGCCATCACCGGCGAAGAAAAGCACGAGCTCACTGAGGACGGCTATTCCAGCTACTAA
- a CDS encoding polyribonucleotide nucleotidyltransferase produces the protein MEGPEIKFAEAIIDNGPYGQRTVRFETGRLAQQAAGAAMVYIDEETSMLSATSVGKSPREGFDFFPLTVDVEERMYAAGRIPGSFFRREGRPTTDAVLTCRLIDRPLRPAFAKGIRNEVQVVVTVTSIAPDEIYDTVAINAASMSTQLSGMPFSGPVGGVRVALIDNGQGERQWVAFPKHSQLENAVFNMAVAGRVAGDDIAVMMVEAEATPNAWSLVKEQGAQAPTEEIVAEGLEAAKPFIKALCEAQADLANRVNKAPVDVPFFLDYEDDVFEAVQDYASERLREIFSIADKQEREAASDEYHQEVVEALAGEGTQFEDRRNEVVKAYGSVTKQVVRQRILTEQVRIDGRGLTDIRKLTSEVEVLPRVHGSAIFERGETQIMGVTTLNMLKLEQQIDSLAPEKTKRYIHHYNFPPYSVGETGRVGSPKRREIGHGALAERAIVPVLPTREEFPYAIRQVSEALGSNGSTSMGSVCASTLSLLNAGVPLKAPVAGIAMGLVSDTVDGETRYAALTDILGAEDAFGDMDFKVAGTSEFVTAIQLDTKLDGIPASVLAAALTQAREARLHILSVITSVIDGPDEMSPTAPRIISVKIPVDKIGEVIGPKGKMINQIQEDTGADISIEDDGTVLIGATEGSAAEAARSAINAIANPQVPEVGERYLGTVVKLTSFGAFVSLTPGKDGLLHISELRKLNDGKRVDDVEDVIGVGQKLQIEISKIDDRGKLSLVPVIVGEDIDGTEAEDNDGDDA, from the coding sequence ATGGAGGGTCCAGAAATTAAGTTCGCTGAAGCCATCATCGACAACGGCCCCTACGGCCAGCGCACCGTGCGCTTCGAAACCGGTCGTCTGGCACAGCAGGCCGCCGGTGCGGCCATGGTCTACATCGACGAAGAGACCTCGATGCTCTCGGCCACCTCGGTGGGCAAGTCCCCGCGCGAAGGCTTCGACTTCTTCCCGCTGACCGTTGACGTCGAAGAGCGCATGTACGCCGCCGGCCGCATCCCCGGCTCGTTCTTCCGCCGCGAGGGTCGCCCGACCACCGACGCCGTGTTGACCTGCCGCCTGATCGACCGTCCGCTGCGCCCGGCCTTCGCCAAGGGCATCCGCAACGAGGTCCAGGTCGTCGTCACCGTCACCTCGATCGCCCCCGACGAGATCTACGACACCGTGGCTATCAACGCCGCTTCGATGTCCACCCAGCTCTCCGGCATGCCGTTCTCCGGCCCGGTCGGTGGCGTGCGCGTGGCGCTGATCGACAACGGTCAGGGCGAACGCCAGTGGGTTGCGTTCCCGAAGCACTCCCAGCTGGAGAACGCCGTGTTCAACATGGCCGTGGCCGGTCGTGTGGCCGGCGACGACATTGCCGTGATGATGGTCGAAGCTGAGGCCACTCCGAACGCCTGGTCGCTGGTCAAGGAACAGGGCGCCCAGGCTCCCACCGAGGAGATTGTCGCCGAGGGTCTGGAAGCGGCCAAGCCATTCATCAAGGCCCTGTGCGAGGCTCAGGCTGATCTGGCCAACCGCGTGAACAAGGCGCCGGTCGACGTGCCGTTCTTCCTCGACTACGAGGACGACGTCTTCGAGGCCGTTCAGGACTACGCCTCCGAGCGCCTGCGCGAGATCTTCTCCATCGCCGACAAGCAGGAGCGCGAAGCCGCCTCGGACGAGTACCACCAGGAGGTCGTGGAAGCACTGGCCGGCGAGGGCACTCAGTTCGAAGATCGTCGCAACGAGGTCGTCAAGGCTTACGGCTCCGTCACCAAGCAGGTCGTGCGCCAGCGCATCCTCACTGAGCAGGTGCGCATCGACGGCCGCGGTCTGACCGACATCCGCAAGCTGACCTCCGAGGTTGAGGTGCTGCCGCGCGTGCACGGCTCCGCCATCTTCGAACGGGGCGAGACCCAGATCATGGGTGTCACCACGCTGAACATGCTGAAGCTGGAGCAGCAGATCGACTCGCTCGCACCAGAGAAGACCAAGCGCTACATCCACCACTACAACTTCCCGCCCTACTCCGTGGGCGAAACCGGCCGCGTCGGTTCACCGAAGCGTCGCGAAATCGGCCACGGCGCCCTGGCAGAGCGCGCCATCGTGCCCGTGCTGCCCACTCGCGAGGAGTTCCCCTACGCCATCCGTCAGGTCTCCGAGGCACTGGGCTCCAACGGCTCGACCTCCATGGGCTCCGTCTGCGCTTCGACTCTGTCGCTGCTCAACGCCGGTGTGCCCCTGAAGGCACCGGTCGCCGGGATCGCCATGGGCCTGGTGTCTGACACCGTCGACGGCGAGACCCGCTACGCCGCCCTGACCGACATCCTGGGCGCCGAAGATGCCTTCGGCGACATGGACTTCAAGGTCGCCGGTACCTCGGAATTCGTCACCGCTATCCAGCTCGACACCAAGCTCGATGGCATCCCCGCCTCCGTGCTGGCCGCCGCGCTGACCCAGGCCCGCGAAGCCCGTCTGCACATCCTGTCCGTGATCACCTCCGTGATCGACGGCCCGGATGAGATGAGCCCGACCGCGCCCCGGATCATCTCCGTGAAGATCCCGGTCGACAAGATCGGTGAGGTCATCGGCCCCAAGGGCAAGATGATCAACCAGATCCAGGAAGACACGGGCGCCGACATCTCCATCGAGGACGACGGCACCGTGCTCATCGGCGCCACCGAGGGCTCCGCGGCCGAGGCCGCCCGCAGTGCGATCAACGCCATCGCCAATCCGCAGGTTCCCGAGGTCGGCGAGCGCTACCTCGGCACCGTGGTGAAGCTGACCAGCTTCGGCGCCTTCGTGTCGCTGACCCCGGGCAAGGATGGCCTGTTGCACATCTCCGAGCTGCGCAAGCTCAATGATGGCAAGCGCGTGGACGACGTCGAAGACGTCATCGGTGTGGGCCAGAAGCTGCAGATCGAGATCTCCAAGATCGACGACCGCGGCAAGCTCTCCCTGGTACCCGTCATCGTCGGTGAAGACATCGACGGCACCGAGGCCGAGGACAACGACGGCGACGACGCCTGA
- a CDS encoding class I SAM-dependent methyltransferase, which translates to MTQPPPPRPQRLPRLDAHQRQRLGGAFAAGASAAEIYHSVRPGYPAEVIEVLAPDTGSRRALDVGAGTGLLTDQLVQAGYEVTALEPAAEMLGVLRRRHPLLTTIEARVEDLPAHRDVVAEHSIDVVTCGQAWHWIIPELGTQRLAEVLAPGGVLGIVEHQLDTSVPWVHRLSRIMHAGDVHPVEAPPQLGPGFSPPQRTGWHWEDSVTVPGLHALMATRSYHLRATETTREKMRANLDWYLLEHLGHATDSVLQLPYITSAWRSDLVS; encoded by the coding sequence ATGACCCAGCCACCCCCGCCACGACCCCAGCGCCTGCCCCGACTCGACGCGCACCAGCGTCAGCGACTGGGTGGCGCGTTCGCAGCCGGGGCCTCCGCCGCGGAGATCTACCACTCGGTACGCCCGGGCTACCCGGCAGAAGTCATTGAGGTGCTCGCGCCCGACACCGGTTCCCGACGCGCCCTCGACGTCGGGGCCGGAACGGGACTGCTCACCGACCAGTTGGTCCAGGCTGGATACGAGGTGACCGCACTGGAGCCAGCCGCCGAGATGCTCGGGGTGTTGCGACGCCGACACCCTCTCCTCACCACCATCGAAGCCCGTGTCGAGGACCTGCCCGCCCACCGTGACGTCGTCGCCGAACACAGTATTGATGTGGTCACCTGCGGTCAGGCCTGGCACTGGATCATCCCGGAACTCGGCACTCAGCGGCTGGCCGAAGTCTTGGCGCCCGGGGGAGTGCTGGGCATCGTCGAACACCAACTGGACACCTCCGTGCCCTGGGTGCACCGGCTGAGTCGCATCATGCACGCCGGGGACGTGCACCCCGTGGAGGCCCCGCCGCAGCTGGGCCCCGGGTTCAGCCCACCACAGCGCACCGGTTGGCATTGGGAAGACTCCGTCACCGTGCCGGGCCTGCACGCGCTGATGGCCACTCGGTCCTACCACCTGCGGGCCACCGAAACCACGCGCGAGAAGATGCGGGCGAACCTGGATTGGTACCTGCTGGAACACCTGGGCCACGCCACAGATTCGGTGCTCCAGCTGCCCTACATCACCAGCGCCTGGCGGTCAGACCTGGTAAGCTGA
- the dapA gene encoding 4-hydroxy-tetrahydrodipicolinate synthase — protein sequence MTSATSFLFGTVVPAMVTPFNDEGQLDTDSAQKLAEHLVNEGADGIVVTGTTGEISTLTDDENVRMFSAVKEAVGDRATIIAGTGTNDTAHSIELSRRAEQAGADGLLLVTPYYNKPNQAGIRAHFETVASATDLPMMVYDIPGRSVMPIHSETIIALAQHPNIVALKDAKADYQSTTRVLAETDLLVYSGDDGLTLPLMAAGAVGVVSVTAHVATAGYRRLVDAMHAQDLSTARAVHFELDPIQRAVMSHVQGAVAAKTILHWQGILPNSVVRLPLTQATEAEQAVIRADLQEGGVTV from the coding sequence ATGACTTCTGCGACTTCATTCCTCTTCGGCACGGTCGTGCCCGCCATGGTCACCCCCTTCAACGACGAAGGTCAGCTGGATACGGACAGCGCGCAGAAACTGGCCGAACACCTGGTGAACGAGGGTGCCGACGGCATCGTCGTCACCGGCACCACCGGTGAAATCTCCACGCTCACCGACGACGAGAACGTGCGCATGTTCTCCGCGGTGAAGGAAGCCGTAGGGGACCGTGCGACCATCATCGCGGGCACCGGTACTAACGACACCGCCCACTCGATCGAGCTCTCGCGCCGCGCTGAACAGGCCGGTGCCGACGGACTGTTGCTCGTCACCCCGTACTACAACAAGCCCAACCAGGCCGGCATTCGAGCGCACTTTGAAACCGTCGCCTCGGCCACCGACCTGCCGATGATGGTGTACGACATCCCCGGCCGCTCCGTGATGCCGATCCACTCCGAGACCATCATCGCCTTGGCCCAGCATCCCAACATCGTCGCCCTCAAGGACGCCAAGGCTGACTACCAGTCCACCACCCGGGTGCTGGCCGAGACCGACCTGCTGGTGTACTCCGGCGACGACGGCCTCACCCTGCCGCTGATGGCCGCCGGTGCCGTGGGCGTGGTCTCGGTGACCGCCCATGTGGCCACCGCCGGTTACCGCCGCCTGGTCGATGCCATGCACGCCCAAGACCTGAGCACCGCCCGCGCAGTGCACTTCGAACTGGACCCGATCCAGCGCGCCGTGATGAGCCACGTTCAAGGCGCCGTCGCAGCGAAAACCATTCTTCACTGGCAGGGCATCCTGCCGAACTCGGTGGTGCGGCTTCCGCTGACACAGGCCACCGAGGCCGAACAAGCCGTGATCCGCGCCGACCTCCAGGAGGGCGGCGTCACGGTGTGA
- a CDS encoding heparan-alpha-glucosaminide N-acetyltransferase domain-containing protein produces the protein MRSTPIFSPTRITGIDAARGVALLGMISVHLMSLTQVSADGITMEPTLVGRLFTGTASALFAVVAGISLSLWSSSRAPAQARRSIWMRALILVLLGLACGHLDTSIAVILCHYGLLFLAASTFITLSTRQLSLVASAWLLVSPLVAAGLARFMQAQLGVNEYVDTWRLWHTPNFGDLLVQPGLLMWDLLFTGYYPVLQWTGYLLLGLALGRLRLDRLRTGALLTTGGGLAALASWWVSALLFRSTALRDQVMERTGVEPEALDAALQTGSGMIDEYTVGAASWFAAATPHSGAPLDLVRSAGAAVAIVGLCLLATTVARGVLRWPLLPLIGAGALPLTLYVGHLVALHLLSDATETWSEPRLAAVYLVSALVIGLVFALLRRRGPLEWVLHELSSGDVSPARR, from the coding sequence ATGCGGTCGACCCCGATCTTCTCCCCCACCCGGATCACCGGCATCGATGCTGCGCGCGGGGTGGCCCTGCTCGGGATGATCAGCGTGCACCTGATGTCCTTGACCCAAGTGAGCGCGGATGGAATCACCATGGAGCCTACGCTGGTGGGTCGGCTGTTCACCGGGACGGCCTCCGCCCTGTTCGCGGTGGTGGCCGGAATCTCGCTGTCGCTGTGGTCATCGTCGCGCGCCCCGGCTCAGGCGCGCCGCAGTATATGGATGCGCGCTCTGATTCTGGTGCTTCTGGGGCTGGCCTGCGGGCACCTGGATACTTCCATCGCCGTGATCCTTTGCCACTACGGCCTCTTGTTTTTGGCGGCGTCGACGTTCATTACTCTGAGCACCCGGCAGCTGTCCCTGGTGGCCAGTGCCTGGTTGCTGGTCTCTCCGCTGGTCGCGGCGGGGTTGGCTCGGTTCATGCAAGCGCAGCTGGGCGTGAACGAGTACGTGGATACCTGGCGGTTGTGGCATACCCCGAATTTCGGGGATCTTCTCGTCCAGCCGGGCTTGTTGATGTGGGATCTGCTGTTCACCGGTTACTACCCGGTGCTGCAGTGGACCGGGTATCTGTTACTCGGGCTGGCGCTGGGGCGGTTGCGTCTGGACCGGCTACGCACCGGGGCCTTGCTGACCACAGGTGGCGGGCTGGCGGCCCTGGCCAGCTGGTGGGTGTCGGCGCTGTTGTTCCGTTCGACGGCGCTACGTGATCAGGTGATGGAGCGCACCGGTGTGGAGCCTGAAGCACTCGATGCTGCCCTGCAGACCGGCAGCGGAATGATCGACGAGTACACGGTGGGAGCGGCGTCCTGGTTCGCCGCGGCCACACCGCATTCGGGCGCGCCTTTGGATCTGGTGCGTTCCGCCGGGGCGGCGGTAGCGATCGTGGGTCTCTGCCTGCTGGCCACCACGGTGGCCCGCGGAGTCCTGCGCTGGCCGCTGTTACCGCTGATCGGCGCCGGTGCACTACCGCTGACCCTGTATGTGGGACACCTGGTGGCGCTGCATCTGTTGAGTGACGCCACCGAGACATGGTCGGAGCCACGACTGGCCGCCGTCTATCTGGTCTCCGCACTGGTGATCGGGCTGGTCTTCGCCTTGCTGCGTCGGCGCGGTCCGCTCGAGTGGGTGCTGCACGAACTGTCCTCGGGCGACGTGTCTCCCGCGCGACGCTAG
- the rpsO gene encoding 30S ribosomal protein S15, giving the protein MALDPAVKQEIIKEHATHEGDTGSPEVQVAVLSRRISDLTEHLKDHKHDHHTRRGLMALVGRRRRMLGYLQRVDIERYRALIERLGLRR; this is encoded by the coding sequence GTGGCACTTGACCCCGCCGTGAAGCAGGAGATCATCAAAGAGCACGCGACGCATGAGGGCGATACCGGCTCTCCGGAGGTGCAGGTTGCTGTACTGTCCCGTCGTATCTCGGATCTGACCGAGCACCTGAAGGACCACAAGCACGACCACCACACCCGTCGCGGCCTGATGGCCCTGGTGGGTCGCCGTCGTCGCATGCTGGGTTACCTGCAGCGTGTCGACATCGAACGCTACCGTGCGCTGATCGAGCGTCTCGGCCTGCGTCGTTGA
- a CDS encoding bifunctional riboflavin kinase/FAD synthetase, with protein MQYWQGLAAVPTPQPASVVTLGNFDGVHRGHQAVLDQVVATARARGEQAVALTFDPHPRLVHRPEEPLVPIVSLPQRLDLLAQRNLDATVVVHYTLDFAQQTPEEFVRSALVETLNASVVIVGHDVRFGRNNSGDFATMRELGAAHGFDVIAIDDVGDERRWSSTWVRESLTLGRVAAAAEVLGRQHAVHGEVVHGHARGRELGFPTANLSTETQGLIPADGVYAGWLIDDAERRWPAAISVGSNPTFDDIERVVEAHVMDRPEEAISDFNLYGQQVTVEFVARLRGMVAFEGIEKLVAQMDRDVTMARLILRGDMPAVDSDFATTG; from the coding sequence GTGCAGTATTGGCAAGGCCTAGCAGCCGTCCCCACCCCACAGCCAGCCTCGGTGGTCACCCTCGGCAATTTTGACGGTGTCCACCGCGGCCATCAGGCGGTGCTCGACCAGGTGGTCGCCACCGCCCGCGCCCGGGGAGAACAGGCCGTGGCGCTGACCTTCGACCCGCACCCGCGCCTTGTGCACCGGCCCGAAGAACCGCTCGTGCCGATCGTGTCCCTGCCACAGCGCCTGGACCTGTTGGCCCAACGCAACCTCGACGCCACCGTCGTCGTGCACTACACCCTTGACTTCGCCCAGCAGACCCCCGAAGAATTTGTCCGCAGCGCCCTGGTGGAGACCCTCAACGCCTCCGTGGTGATCGTCGGCCACGATGTGCGGTTCGGCCGGAACAACTCCGGCGACTTCGCCACCATGCGAGAACTCGGCGCCGCCCACGGATTCGACGTCATCGCCATCGACGATGTTGGCGACGAACGCCGCTGGTCCTCCACGTGGGTACGCGAAAGCCTCACCCTGGGCCGGGTCGCTGCCGCTGCCGAGGTGCTCGGACGTCAGCACGCCGTGCACGGAGAAGTGGTACACGGCCACGCCCGCGGCCGCGAACTGGGATTCCCCACCGCGAACCTCTCCACCGAAACCCAGGGGCTGATTCCGGCCGATGGCGTGTACGCCGGCTGGCTCATCGACGACGCCGAACGCCGCTGGCCGGCTGCTATTTCGGTGGGGTCCAACCCGACCTTTGATGACATCGAGCGAGTCGTCGAAGCCCACGTGATGGACCGGCCCGAAGAAGCTATCAGCGATTTCAACCTCTACGGCCAGCAGGTCACCGTCGAGTTTGTGGCCCGCTTGCGCGGCATGGTCGCCTTCGAAGGGATCGAGAAACTGGTGGCCCAGATGGACCGCGATGTGACCATGGCCAGGCTGATCCTGCGCGGAGATATGCCCGCTGTCGATTCCGACTTCGCCACCACCGGGTGA
- a CDS encoding M16 family metallopeptidase encodes MTTKQIPVDFTGTVFDGGNGNLVRRSVLPGGVRVLTEAMPTQRSVSIGFWIAVGSRDESPEGYGSTHFLEHLLFKGTPRRSAMDIASAFDRVGGEANAATAKESTCYHARVLDEDLPMAIDVISDMVTSATLDPEEMNLERGVILEELAMDADDPGNLSHEILAERLLHEHPLGRPIGGTADTINAVTRDHVYDHYRHWYRPEELVVTAAGGLEHDDVVRLVTAALDSAGWFATATSDAPAPRRSTQAQEPGLLPGTITVHKPVEQASVIVGGRGFHTLDDDRFALSVMNTALGGGMSSRLFQEVRERRGLAYATYAFAAGYSDAGYFGLYAGCHPRNTETVAEVMVAELDAMAAQTISADELDRAHGQICGSLVLGLEDTGSRMSRLGRAELVTGEYTDLDGALERIRAVGADDVQRVATRLASSERATVVVGPENGREQR; translated from the coding sequence ATGACGACCAAGCAGATCCCCGTAGACTTTACCGGCACCGTTTTTGACGGCGGCAATGGAAACCTCGTGCGCCGCTCCGTGCTCCCCGGTGGCGTGCGCGTGCTCACCGAAGCGATGCCCACCCAACGCTCCGTCAGCATCGGCTTTTGGATCGCGGTGGGATCACGCGACGAATCCCCGGAAGGCTACGGGTCCACTCACTTCCTCGAACACCTCCTCTTCAAAGGCACCCCGCGCCGCAGCGCCATGGATATCGCCAGCGCCTTTGACCGGGTGGGCGGGGAAGCCAATGCGGCCACGGCCAAGGAATCCACCTGCTACCACGCTCGGGTGCTGGATGAGGACCTGCCGATGGCGATCGATGTCATCTCTGATATGGTCACCTCCGCTACCCTGGATCCGGAGGAGATGAACCTCGAACGCGGCGTGATCCTCGAAGAACTCGCCATGGACGCCGACGATCCGGGAAACCTTAGCCACGAGATCCTCGCCGAACGCCTGCTGCACGAGCACCCGCTGGGTCGTCCCATCGGCGGCACCGCAGACACCATCAACGCGGTCACCCGCGACCACGTCTATGACCACTACCGACACTGGTACCGCCCCGAGGAGCTCGTCGTCACCGCTGCCGGTGGTCTCGAGCATGACGACGTGGTCAGACTGGTCACCGCTGCACTCGATTCCGCCGGCTGGTTCGCCACCGCCACCTCTGATGCACCGGCCCCGAGACGCTCCACCCAAGCACAGGAACCGGGGCTGCTGCCCGGGACCATCACGGTGCACAAGCCCGTAGAACAGGCATCCGTCATCGTGGGCGGCCGCGGCTTCCACACCCTCGATGACGACCGCTTCGCCCTGTCCGTCATGAACACGGCCTTGGGTGGGGGAATGAGTTCCCGGCTCTTCCAAGAGGTGCGCGAACGGCGCGGACTGGCCTACGCCACCTACGCTTTTGCTGCTGGTTATTCGGACGCCGGCTACTTCGGGCTCTACGCCGGATGTCACCCGCGTAACACCGAAACCGTGGCCGAGGTGATGGTGGCCGAGCTGGACGCCATGGCGGCTCAGACGATCTCCGCCGACGAACTCGACCGCGCCCACGGCCAGATCTGCGGTTCCCTAGTGTTGGGGCTGGAAGATACCGGATCGCGCATGTCGCGACTGGGACGGGCCGAGTTGGTCACGGGGGAGTACACCGACCTCGACGGTGCCCTGGAACGCATCCGCGCCGTTGGCGCCGACGATGTCCAGCGGGTGGCTACCCGGTTGGCCAGCTCCGAGCGCGCCACAGTGGTGGTCGGGCCCGAGAACGGCCGCGAGCAACGGTAG
- a CDS encoding ribonuclease J has product MTLSNTLTTPPALRDGTCRIVPLGGIGEVGRNMTTFEIDGKILIVDCGVLFPEEAQPGVDLILPDFEYIRDRLDDVVGIVLTHGHEDHIGAVPYLLRMKQDIPLIGSTLTLALIEAKLEEHRIKPLTLAVKENDVERFGPFECEFVAVNHSIPDALAVAIRTEAGTILHTGDFKMDQLPLDGRITDLRHFARLGEEGVDLFMTDSTNAEVPGFTMTEKNIGTTLETYFTRATKRIIVASFSSHVHRVQQVLDAAALNGRKVAFVGRSMVRNMSIAAKLGYLNVPEGILVDVKKIGNYRDDEVVLMCTGSQGEPMAALSRMANGDHQVQIETGDLVVLASSLIPGNENSVYRVINGLMGLGAEVVHKGNANVHVSGHASQGELMYCYNIVRPRNVMPVHGEVRHLIANGRIAEATGVPSENVLLTADGTVVDLRDGVAEIVGDVECGYVYVDGSSIGAITESDLKDRRVLGEEGFISVITVINRQTGKIVSGPDIHARGVAEDDKVFDSVKPKIIKALEEAAASGKQHTTHQLQQVVRRAIGSWVNRKLRRRPMIVPVVLEA; this is encoded by the coding sequence ATGACCCTATCTAACACGCTCACCACGCCTCCGGCCCTGCGCGACGGCACCTGCCGCATCGTTCCGCTGGGCGGTATTGGCGAGGTGGGCCGCAACATGACCACCTTCGAGATCGACGGCAAGATCCTCATCGTCGACTGCGGGGTGCTCTTTCCCGAAGAGGCTCAGCCGGGCGTTGACCTGATCCTGCCCGATTTCGAGTACATTCGCGACCGTCTCGACGACGTCGTCGGTATCGTGCTCACCCATGGTCACGAGGACCACATCGGCGCCGTGCCGTACCTGTTGCGCATGAAGCAGGACATCCCGCTGATCGGCTCCACCCTCACCCTGGCCCTGATCGAGGCCAAGCTGGAGGAGCACCGGATCAAGCCGCTGACGCTGGCGGTCAAGGAAAACGACGTCGAGCGTTTCGGTCCGTTCGAATGCGAATTCGTGGCCGTCAACCACTCCATCCCCGACGCGCTGGCCGTGGCCATCCGCACCGAGGCCGGGACCATCCTGCACACCGGTGACTTCAAGATGGACCAGCTGCCCCTCGACGGACGCATCACCGATCTGCGCCACTTCGCCCGGCTGGGTGAAGAAGGCGTGGACCTGTTCATGACGGACTCGACGAACGCCGAAGTCCCCGGGTTCACCATGACGGAAAAGAACATCGGCACCACCCTGGAGACCTACTTCACCCGCGCCACCAAGCGGATCATCGTGGCCTCCTTCTCCTCGCACGTCCACCGTGTGCAGCAGGTGCTCGACGCCGCCGCCCTCAACGGGCGCAAAGTGGCCTTCGTTGGTCGCTCCATGGTGCGCAACATGTCGATCGCGGCCAAGCTCGGCTACCTCAACGTCCCCGAGGGCATCCTCGTGGACGTCAAGAAAATCGGAAACTACCGCGACGACGAAGTGGTGCTGATGTGCACCGGTTCCCAGGGCGAGCCCATGGCGGCCCTGTCGCGGATGGCCAACGGCGATCACCAGGTCCAGATCGAAACCGGCGACCTCGTGGTACTAGCCTCCTCGCTGATCCCCGGCAACGAAAACTCGGTGTACCGGGTGATCAACGGGCTGATGGGCCTGGGCGCCGAAGTCGTCCACAAGGGCAACGCCAACGTGCACGTCTCAGGCCACGCCTCCCAGGGCGAGCTGATGTACTGCTACAATATCGTTCGCCCCCGCAACGTGATGCCCGTGCACGGCGAAGTCCGTCACCTCATCGCCAACGGCCGCATTGCCGAAGCCACCGGGGTGCCCTCCGAGAACGTGCTGCTCACCGCCGACGGCACCGTGGTGGACCTGCGCGATGGCGTGGCCGAAATTGTGGGCGACGTCGAATGCGGCTATGTCTACGTTGACGGCTCCTCCATTGGTGCCATCACCGAATCCGATCTCAAGGACCGTCGGGTGCTGGGCGAGGAAGGCTTCATTTCCGTGATCACCGTGATCAACCGCCAGACCGGCAAGATCGTCTCCGGTCCCGACATCCACGCCCGCGGTGTGGCCGAGGACGACAAGGTGTTTGACTCGGTGAAACCCAAGATCATCAAGGCCCTGGAAGAAGCGGCAGCCTCCGGTAAACAGCACACCACCCACCAGCTGCAACAGGTGGTGCGCCGCGCCATCGGCTCCTGGGTTAACCGCAAGCTGCGCCGCCGCCCGATGATCGTGCCGGTGGTTCTGGAAGCCTGA
- the dapB gene encoding 4-hydroxy-tetrahydrodipicolinate reductase, translated as MTSPAETSSLRVALVGATGKMGRYAVNAVNGADDLELVATLSSRDSLDAIGDSGASHVLDLTVPSVSPEVVRYAVDHGLHVVVGTSGWSDERRAVLEAQLAEHPEVGVLIAPNFSIGSVLASEFAAKAARYFDSVEIIEMHHPNKVDAPSGTAVRTAGLIGAARAAAQLPASPDATEHDPDGSRGALVDGVRVHAVRLAGLEAHQEVLLGTPGQQLVLRHDAFDRSAYMPGVLLGLRTVASRPGLTYGLDGYLDLS; from the coding sequence ATGACCTCTCCGGCAGAAACCTCCTCCCTCCGTGTTGCCCTGGTCGGCGCGACCGGCAAGATGGGCCGCTACGCTGTCAACGCCGTGAACGGCGCCGATGATCTCGAGCTGGTCGCTACGCTGTCCTCGCGCGACAGTCTCGACGCCATCGGGGACTCCGGTGCCAGCCATGTGCTCGATCTGACCGTGCCGTCGGTCTCGCCCGAGGTGGTGCGTTATGCCGTGGATCACGGACTGCACGTCGTCGTCGGCACTTCCGGTTGGAGCGACGAACGCCGCGCCGTGCTGGAAGCTCAGCTGGCCGAGCATCCGGAGGTGGGGGTACTCATCGCGCCAAACTTCTCCATCGGATCGGTGCTGGCCAGCGAATTCGCCGCGAAGGCCGCACGCTATTTCGACTCCGTCGAAATCATCGAAATGCATCACCCCAACAAGGTGGACGCCCCCTCCGGCACGGCGGTGCGTACCGCCGGACTGATCGGTGCCGCCCGTGCCGCCGCTCAGCTCCCGGCCAGCCCGGATGCCACCGAACATGACCCGGACGGGTCCCGTGGGGCGCTGGTGGATGGGGTGCGCGTGCACGCCGTGCGCCTAGCCGGGCTCGAAGCCCACCAAGAGGTGTTGCTTGGTACCCCCGGACAACAACTGGTGCTCCGTCACGACGCCTTCGACCGTTCCGCTTATATGCCCGGCGTGTTGCTGGGGCTGCGCACCGTGGCCTCTCGCCCCGGGCTCACTTACGGCCTCGACGGCTACCTCGACCTGTCCTAA